A section of the Dehalobacter sp. DCM genome encodes:
- the mch gene encoding methenyltetrahydromethanopterin cyclohydrolase yields MALPLDYIPELSPNMLAFPLVKAMIANSDQFQIEAHMKNGATVLDCGVNVEGSLEAGLQFAKVCLGGLANVQLHWHDFNGLHWPSIEVMTDHPLRACMASQFAGWTIKLDNCFFAASGPARAIMHKGKLFEALGCEDLSEIAVVCLEGNSLPTDNIVHHIAEACNCRLENLYILIAPTASIVGTVQVAARALETGLFRLRRMGYDLGKIISGSGVCPVSPVARNTHSALGRTNDAIFYGSTVIYYLRDDDDVLSNLVKYVPSAAVDGFGQAYMEYERTHDNLYMMNLDLFTPAVVWMSNLNSGNSFHSGILRPDILARSFGFTYS; encoded by the coding sequence ATGGCTTTACCTTTGGATTATATCCCTGAATTGAGCCCGAATATGCTGGCCTTTCCGCTCGTCAAAGCAATGATAGCAAACTCAGATCAATTTCAAATAGAGGCTCATATGAAGAACGGAGCAACCGTTCTCGACTGTGGTGTCAATGTCGAAGGCAGTTTGGAAGCCGGCCTTCAATTTGCTAAAGTCTGTCTTGGCGGCCTGGCAAATGTTCAATTGCACTGGCATGATTTTAACGGTCTGCATTGGCCGTCGATTGAAGTCATGACGGATCATCCGCTCCGGGCCTGTATGGCTTCCCAGTTCGCTGGATGGACGATAAAATTAGACAATTGTTTTTTTGCAGCATCCGGGCCTGCCCGCGCCATTATGCATAAAGGCAAATTATTTGAGGCACTGGGCTGTGAAGACCTTTCCGAAATTGCCGTTGTCTGCCTGGAAGGTAATTCCCTACCAACCGATAATATTGTTCATCATATTGCAGAGGCATGCAACTGCAGGTTGGAAAACCTTTATATTTTAATTGCACCGACCGCTTCGATTGTTGGAACGGTCCAAGTCGCTGCAAGAGCCTTAGAGACAGGTTTATTCAGATTACGCCGAATGGGATATGATTTAGGCAAAATCATATCCGGCAGCGGTGTTTGTCCTGTTTCGCCTGTCGCCCGTAATACCCACAGTGCTTTAGGTAGGACGAATGACGCGATTTTTTACGGATCAACAGTCATTTATTATCTAAGAGATGATGACGATGTTCTGAGCAATTTGGTAAAATATGTTCCGTCAGCAGCCGTTGATGGATTCGGACAAGCATATATGGAATATGAAAGGACGCATGATAATTTATATATGATGAATCTCGATCTGTTTACGCCAGCCGTTGTCTGGATGTCCAATTTAAATAGCGGCAATTCATTTCATTCAGGAATCCTGCGTCCGGATATTTTGGCGCGATCTTTCGGTTTTACTTATTCCTGA
- a CDS encoding carbamoyl phosphate synthase small subunit, whose amino-acid sequence MQQNVYIILANGRVFEGKPFGAEGETLGEIVFTTAMTGYLETLTDPSYYGQIVIQTFPLIGNYGIIPADFESDSPKLKAYVVREWCQVPSNFRSEGDLDTFLKQHNIVGVYGVDTRELTKIIREVGVMNAKITTNLDNIEKDIAEINHYKITDAVRSVSFHRRDNREAVNGLNSEESDPDHYRVVLWDFGAKENIHRELVKRGCHVITVSADTSAKEILDFQPNGIMLSNGPGDPADNPEIITELAKLAESRLPIFGICLGHQLLALAQGAKTAKLKYGHRGANQPVKDLKTGRVYITSQNHGYAVITESLPSDARLRFQNANDGTCEGIEYQNMPAFSVQFHPEASAGPLDTGYLFDQFIDSMRKDC is encoded by the coding sequence GTGCAGCAAAATGTGTATATTATCCTGGCAAATGGCCGGGTTTTTGAAGGAAAACCTTTTGGGGCAGAGGGAGAGACACTTGGCGAAATTGTATTTACCACGGCCATGACAGGATATCTGGAGACGCTTACCGACCCAAGCTATTATGGACAGATCGTCATTCAAACGTTTCCTTTGATCGGTAATTATGGCATTATACCCGCTGATTTTGAGAGTGATTCACCAAAACTCAAAGCCTATGTTGTTCGGGAGTGGTGTCAGGTTCCTTCCAACTTTCGCAGTGAGGGTGACCTTGACACTTTTTTAAAGCAACATAATATTGTTGGCGTATATGGCGTCGATACCCGGGAACTGACCAAAATCATCAGAGAAGTCGGGGTTATGAATGCAAAAATTACGACAAATTTGGATAATATTGAAAAGGATATTGCCGAAATCAATCACTACAAAATAACAGACGCTGTCCGGAGTGTCTCATTCCATCGTAGAGATAACCGGGAAGCAGTAAACGGACTAAATTCGGAGGAATCAGATCCTGACCACTACCGCGTCGTTTTGTGGGATTTTGGGGCGAAGGAAAATATACACCGTGAGCTGGTGAAACGAGGATGTCATGTTATAACGGTGAGTGCCGATACGTCGGCCAAAGAAATCTTGGATTTTCAACCGAATGGCATCATGCTTTCCAACGGGCCGGGCGACCCGGCGGACAATCCGGAAATTATTACTGAGCTGGCAAAACTTGCCGAATCCCGTCTGCCGATTTTTGGGATCTGTCTCGGACACCAACTGCTGGCGTTAGCGCAGGGAGCGAAAACAGCCAAACTCAAATATGGGCATCGCGGCGCGAATCAGCCGGTAAAGGACCTGAAGACCGGACGCGTCTATATTACCAGTCAGAACCATGGTTATGCCGTTATTACCGAGAGTTTGCCTTCGGATGCCCGCCTGCGTTTCCAAAATGCCAACGACGGAACATGCGAGGGGATAGAATATCAGAATATGCCTGCTTTTTCGGTACAATTCCATCCGGAAGCATCAGCAGGGCCGCTGGATACGGGTTATCTGTTTGACCAATTTATCGATTCAATGAGGAAGGACTGCTAG